A window of the Dickeya dianthicola NCPPB 453 genome harbors these coding sequences:
- a CDS encoding intracellular growth attenuator family protein — protein sequence MRTILIILAVLFVCLIAVGGIIGYLMYRRLLFAKRLPVTPSGHRQLTASERIAIERYLAMSHLDGPVSSSVSVASPRLPRLLPGNRVYPITHSITRYGLSTDAPNKWRYYIDTQEIHLPARWEQYITQNNEIEIIKTRSIPLVVSLNGHSVTEFINEMDSSAGANIPGEQASIRPEIHEHTELVAIRRETLEEHAVHRSRGLRESGVLSLAFLLLVFSLTSPLAMLPWLAGAACLMAGWGCWQLFRPPSQKELREVHCLHGTPQCMGLFSDASQSQIGNVSLGNIDLIYPPHWQPYIGYDLGRKTDVDIYLTRQVVRQGHYLSLHNEVKFFPLQQWGKNAVLAAGALLSLILLLTSVSLDLPLKLSLAWVQGASSVKVTQVEELERMPLHIGDKLQVHGAGMCYVPPINLNPASSRASAFAPFDCAAIYWNKAAPLPLPESDTIEKTAALQKTVNEQLHPAASDNQVSSQLADAIQKSGMILLNNFSDIVLKTDALCEKEEDCTRLKNALINLGNARNWDLLVKRARSGALKGMSVVLRPVSAESLDSLVKNATDEFYSREIITASNSLNSPPPGGFLIRSDEGRQFVNHQMPATPLRDFPPQEQWQELQRLSSLLLHTPFEANGVITQLSIDANGTRHISLHSEPDAVTMWRSLGACLLLLAFSVILILNLVLLLVKRRRSQQRIANIQQYYARHLVPETPAATAMYG from the coding sequence ATGCGCACAATACTTATCATATTGGCTGTATTGTTTGTCTGTCTGATTGCGGTAGGGGGGATCATTGGCTATCTCATGTATCGTCGTCTTTTATTCGCCAAACGTTTGCCAGTTACGCCGTCGGGACATCGTCAGCTGACGGCATCGGAACGTATTGCTATCGAACGTTATCTGGCCATGTCCCATCTGGACGGCCCGGTTTCGTCGTCCGTTTCGGTCGCGTCGCCGCGTCTGCCCCGTCTGCTGCCGGGCAACCGGGTGTATCCCATAACCCACAGCATCACCCGCTATGGGCTGAGTACCGATGCGCCCAACAAATGGCGTTACTACATCGATACTCAGGAAATTCACCTGCCTGCGCGCTGGGAACAATACATCACCCAGAACAATGAGATAGAGATTATCAAAACCCGTTCGATTCCATTGGTGGTTTCACTGAACGGTCATTCTGTGACGGAATTCATCAACGAGATGGATTCCAGCGCCGGCGCCAACATCCCCGGCGAGCAGGCGTCGATTCGTCCGGAAATCCATGAGCACACCGAACTGGTGGCGATTCGCCGGGAAACACTGGAAGAACACGCGGTACACCGCTCACGCGGCCTGCGCGAATCCGGGGTGCTGAGCCTGGCGTTTTTGCTGCTGGTGTTCAGCCTGACCAGTCCGCTGGCCATGTTGCCCTGGCTGGCTGGCGCCGCCTGCCTCATGGCCGGCTGGGGATGCTGGCAACTGTTCCGCCCTCCCTCGCAGAAAGAACTCCGCGAGGTGCATTGTCTGCACGGCACGCCACAATGCATGGGGCTGTTCAGCGACGCCAGTCAAAGCCAGATCGGCAATGTCTCTCTTGGCAATATTGATCTCATCTATCCCCCTCACTGGCAGCCTTATATCGGCTATGATCTCGGCAGAAAAACCGATGTGGATATTTACCTGACCCGTCAGGTCGTGCGCCAGGGCCATTACCTGTCATTACACAACGAAGTCAAATTCTTCCCGCTACAGCAATGGGGCAAAAACGCCGTACTGGCGGCGGGCGCGCTGCTGAGCCTGATCCTGCTGTTGACCTCGGTGTCGCTTGATCTGCCGCTGAAGCTCAGCCTGGCCTGGGTGCAGGGCGCAAGCAGCGTCAAGGTGACTCAGGTAGAAGAGCTGGAGCGTATGCCGTTGCACATCGGCGACAAATTGCAGGTACACGGGGCCGGCATGTGCTATGTGCCGCCGATCAACCTTAACCCGGCGTCCTCCCGAGCCTCCGCTTTCGCGCCATTTGATTGCGCCGCCATTTACTGGAACAAGGCTGCGCCTCTGCCGTTGCCCGAATCGGACACTATTGAGAAAACCGCCGCGCTGCAAAAGACGGTCAACGAGCAGTTGCACCCGGCCGCCAGCGACAATCAGGTCAGTTCTCAACTGGCGGACGCCATCCAGAAATCCGGCATGATTCTGCTGAATAATTTCTCGGATATCGTGCTGAAAACCGATGCGCTGTGTGAAAAAGAAGAAGATTGCACCCGGCTCAAAAACGCGCTGATCAATCTGGGCAACGCCAGGAACTGGGATCTGCTGGTCAAGCGGGCACGTTCCGGCGCGCTGAAGGGCATGAGCGTGGTGCTGCGCCCGGTGAGCGCCGAGTCGCTGGATTCGCTGGTGAAAAACGCGACCGACGAGTTCTACAGCCGCGAAATCATCACCGCGTCCAATTCGCTGAACAGTCCGCCGCCGGGCGGTTTTCTGATTCGCAGCGACGAAGGCCGCCAGTTCGTCAATCATCAGATGCCCGCCACGCCGCTGCGCGATTTCCCGCCGCAGGAGCAATGGCAGGAACTGCAACGTCTGTCATCCCTGCTGCTGCACACGCCGTTCGAGGCCAATGGCGTGATTACCCAACTGAGCATCGATGCCAACGGCACCCGCCACATTTCGCTGCACAGCGAACCTGATGCGGTCACCATGTGGCGCTCGCTGGGCGCCTGCCTGCTGTTGCTGGCCTTCAGCGTCATTCTGATACTGAATCTGGTGTTGCTGCTGGTGAAACGCCGCCGTAGCCAGCAGCGTATCGCCAACATCCAGCAATATTATGCTCGCCATCTGGTGCCGGAGACGCCCGCCGCCACCGCCATGTACGGGTAA
- the yrfG gene encoding GMP/IMP nucleotidase, with product MNPELNWNEIDTVLLDMDGTLLDLAFDSYFWLQLVPESLSRQRNISLDQAQQLITAEYQAVRHTLNWYCFDYWSNRLGLDIYQMTSDIGHRARLRDDTTPFLHALRASGRRTILLTNAHPHSLSVKVAHTGLDRHLDLLLSTHTYGYPKEDQRLWRSVQAETGFNPARTLFVDDSEPILDAARTFGIRYCLGVSNPDSTCRQENRFQQHPSMNDYLALLPGIHQSVFVGNQEYS from the coding sequence ATGAATCCCGAACTGAACTGGAATGAGATCGATACCGTCCTGTTGGACATGGACGGCACGCTGCTCGACCTGGCGTTTGACAGCTATTTTTGGCTGCAACTGGTGCCGGAATCTCTGAGCCGCCAGCGTAACATCAGCTTGGATCAGGCTCAGCAATTGATCACGGCGGAATATCAGGCGGTGCGCCATACCCTGAACTGGTACTGCTTTGACTACTGGAGCAACCGGCTGGGGCTGGATATCTACCAGATGACCAGCGATATCGGCCACCGCGCCCGCCTGCGGGACGATACCACGCCGTTTCTGCATGCGCTGCGCGCAAGCGGCCGCCGCACTATTTTACTGACCAACGCCCACCCACACAGCCTGTCGGTCAAGGTAGCCCACACCGGGCTCGATCGGCACCTTGATTTATTGCTTTCCACCCATACTTATGGGTATCCCAAAGAAGATCAGCGATTATGGCGGTCCGTTCAGGCGGAAACCGGGTTTAACCCGGCGCGTACGCTGTTTGTGGATGACAGCGAGCCCATACTGGATGCCGCCAGAACCTTTGGCATCCGTTATTGTCTGGGCGTCAGTAACCCGGACTCGACCTGCCGGCAGGAAAACCGCTTCCAGCAGCACCCGTCGATGAACGACTACCTGGCGTTGCTTCCGGGCATCCACCAGTCGGTTTTCGTCGGCAATCAGGAGTATTCATGA
- the hslR gene encoding ribosome-associated heat shock protein Hsp15 has product MSKGSQHDDDNAVRLDKWLWAARFYKTRSLAREMIDGGKVHYNGQRSKPGKLVELDAEITLRQGNDARTVIVRTLSVQRRPAAQAQALYEETQQSIEKREQLAQARKLNTLSMPHPDRRPDKKERRDLIKFKYSDAE; this is encoded by the coding sequence ATGAGCAAAGGCAGCCAGCATGACGATGACAATGCGGTCCGGTTGGACAAGTGGCTGTGGGCGGCGCGATTTTACAAAACCCGCTCACTGGCGCGCGAGATGATCGACGGCGGCAAAGTACACTACAACGGCCAGCGCAGTAAACCCGGCAAGCTGGTGGAGTTGGATGCCGAAATCACGCTGCGTCAGGGCAATGACGCGCGTACGGTGATTGTGCGCACCCTCAGCGTTCAACGGCGCCCGGCGGCGCAAGCGCAGGCGCTGTATGAAGAAACGCAGCAGAGCATTGAAAAGCGCGAACAACTGGCGCAGGCCAGAAAACTGAACACCCTGTCAATGCCGCATCCGGACCGACGGCCGGACAAAAAAGAGCGCCGGGATTTAATCAAATTCAAATACAGCGACGCGGAATAA
- the hslO gene encoding Hsp33 family molecular chaperone HslO, translated as MPNHDQLHRYLFENHAVRGELVTVSDTFQQMLANHDYPVPVKNLLGEMLVATSLLTATLKFSGDITVQLQGDGPLKLAVINGNHQQQMRGVARLQGDIAADSSLHDMIGNGYLVITITPTEGERYQGVVGLDGDNVAACLENYFQQSEQLPTRLFIRTGEHNDRQCAAGMLLQVLPAQHGNREDFDHLTQLTATVKGEELFGLPADEVLYRLYHQENVTLYEPQPVAFRCHCSRERCADALMALSVDEVSDILAQDGQIDMHCDYCDSHYLFSAQDIAEIRQSNDSPTLH; from the coding sequence ATGCCCAATCATGACCAATTGCACCGTTATCTGTTCGAAAATCATGCCGTTCGCGGCGAACTGGTCACGGTCAGCGATACCTTCCAGCAGATGCTGGCCAATCATGACTACCCCGTGCCGGTAAAAAACCTGCTGGGCGAAATGCTGGTCGCCACCAGCCTGCTGACCGCCACGCTGAAATTCAGCGGCGATATCACCGTGCAGTTGCAGGGCGACGGCCCGCTGAAGCTGGCGGTGATCAACGGCAACCATCAGCAGCAGATGCGCGGCGTCGCCCGTCTGCAGGGCGACATCGCCGCCGACAGCTCGTTGCATGACATGATCGGCAACGGCTATCTGGTGATCACCATTACCCCGACCGAAGGCGAACGCTATCAGGGCGTGGTGGGGCTGGACGGCGACAATGTAGCCGCCTGTCTGGAAAACTACTTCCAGCAGTCTGAACAGTTGCCGACGCGCCTGTTTATTCGCACCGGCGAGCATAATGACCGTCAGTGCGCCGCCGGAATGCTGTTACAGGTGCTGCCCGCGCAGCACGGCAACCGCGAGGATTTCGACCACCTCACCCAGTTGACCGCCACCGTCAAGGGTGAAGAGCTGTTCGGTCTGCCGGCCGATGAGGTGCTTTATCGTCTGTACCATCAGGAAAACGTCACGTTGTATGAACCACAGCCGGTGGCGTTCCGCTGCCACTGCTCGCGTGAACGCTGCGCTGACGCGCTGATGGCCCTGTCGGTGGACGAGGTCAGCGATATTCTGGCGCAGGACGGACAAATCGATATGCACTGCGACTATTGCGACAGCCATTACCTGTTCAGCGCGCAGGATATCGCCGAAATTCGTCAGTCCAACGACAGCCCTACGTTGCATTGA
- the pckA gene encoding phosphoenolpyruvate carboxykinase (ATP): MQIKGITPEALTAYGIHDVRELVYNPSYDLLFTEETSPSLQGYERGIETQLGAVAVDTGIFTGRSPKDKYIVRDDVTRDTVWWSDQGKGKNDNHPLSQETWQHLKQQVTRQLSGKRVFVVDAFCGANADTRLKVRFITEVAWQAHFVKNMFIRPSDEELQGFEPDFIVMNGAKCTNLQWQEQGLNSENFVAFNLTERIQLIGGTWYGGEMKKGLFSIMNYLLPLKGIASMHCSANVGENGDVAVFFGLSGTGKTTLSTDPKRQLIGDDEHGWDDDGVFNFEGGCYAKTINLSAEAEPDIYHAIRRDALLENVTVLADGRVDFSDGSKTENTRVSYPIYHIDNIVKPVSKAGHATKVIFLTADAFGVLPPVSRLSADQTQYHFLSGFTAKLAGTERGVTEPTPTFSACFGAAFLTLHPTQYAEVLVKRMQAAGAKAYLVNTGWNGTGKRISIKDTRGIIDAILNGSIDDAETQTLPIFDLSIPTALPGVDPAILDPRDTYASAAQWQEKAHDLAQRFITNFDKYTDTPAGAALVSAGPKQ; encoded by the coding sequence ATGCAGATAAAAGGCATTACGCCAGAAGCACTGACGGCTTATGGTATTCATGATGTCCGCGAACTTGTCTACAACCCAAGCTACGATTTACTTTTTACTGAAGAAACATCCCCTTCCCTACAAGGTTATGAACGCGGTATCGAAACCCAGTTGGGCGCCGTTGCCGTTGATACCGGCATTTTCACCGGCCGCTCCCCGAAGGATAAGTACATCGTCCGCGACGATGTGACCCGCGACACCGTGTGGTGGTCCGATCAGGGCAAAGGCAAAAACGACAACCATCCGCTCAGCCAGGAAACCTGGCAACACCTGAAACAACAGGTCACCCGCCAGTTGTCAGGCAAACGCGTGTTTGTCGTTGATGCTTTCTGCGGCGCCAACGCCGACACCCGCCTGAAAGTTCGTTTCATCACCGAAGTCGCCTGGCAGGCTCACTTCGTGAAAAACATGTTTATCCGCCCCAGCGATGAGGAGTTGCAGGGTTTCGAGCCGGATTTCATCGTGATGAACGGCGCGAAATGCACCAACCTGCAGTGGCAGGAACAAGGGCTGAATTCGGAAAATTTCGTGGCCTTCAACCTGACTGAGCGCATCCAGCTCATCGGCGGTACCTGGTACGGCGGCGAAATGAAGAAAGGTCTGTTCTCTATCATGAACTACCTGTTGCCGCTCAAAGGCATCGCGTCCATGCATTGCTCGGCCAACGTGGGCGAAAACGGCGACGTGGCGGTGTTCTTCGGCCTGTCCGGCACCGGCAAAACCACGCTGTCCACCGACCCGAAACGCCAGTTGATCGGCGATGACGAACACGGCTGGGACGACGACGGCGTGTTCAACTTTGAAGGCGGCTGCTACGCAAAAACCATCAACCTGTCCGCTGAGGCGGAGCCGGATATTTACCACGCCATTCGCCGCGATGCGCTGCTGGAAAACGTGACCGTGCTGGCGGATGGCCGCGTGGATTTCAGCGACGGCTCCAAAACCGAAAACACTCGCGTGTCCTACCCGATCTATCACATCGATAACATCGTCAAGCCGGTTTCCAAAGCCGGGCACGCCACCAAGGTGATTTTCCTGACCGCCGATGCCTTCGGCGTGCTGCCGCCGGTATCCCGCCTGAGCGCTGACCAGACCCAGTACCACTTTCTGTCCGGCTTTACCGCCAAACTGGCGGGTACCGAACGCGGCGTGACTGAACCGACGCCAACCTTCTCCGCCTGCTTTGGCGCGGCGTTCCTGACGCTGCACCCGACGCAGTACGCCGAAGTGCTGGTGAAACGCATGCAGGCGGCGGGCGCCAAAGCCTATCTGGTGAACACCGGCTGGAACGGCACCGGCAAGCGGATCTCCATCAAGGACACGCGCGGCATTATCGACGCGATCCTCAATGGCAGCATTGACGACGCCGAAACCCAGACGCTGCCTATCTTCGATCTGTCGATCCCGACCGCGCTGCCGGGCGTGGATCCGGCGATTCTGGATCCGCGCGACACCTATGCCTCTGCGGCGCAGTGGCAAGAGAAAGCGCACGATCTGGCGCAGCGTTTTATCACCAACTTCGACAAATACACCGACACCCCTGCCGGTGCGGCGCTGGTTTCCGCCGGCCCGAAACAATAA
- the envZ gene encoding two-component system sensor histidine kinase EnvZ, producing the protein MIRWRFSPRSAFARTLLLIVTLLFVSLVTTYLVVLNFAILPSLQQFNKVLAYEVRMLMTDKLQLEDGSTLDVPPAFRREIYRELGISLYTNAAAEESGLRWAQHYKFLSQQMAQQLGGPTEVRVEVSKNTPVVWLKTWLSPDIWVRVPLTEIHQGDFSPLFRYTLAIMLLVIGGAWLFIRVQNRPLVELEHAAIQVGKGIIPPPLREYGASEVRSVTRAFNQMASGVKLLADDRTLLMAGVSHDLRTPLTRIRLATEMMSQEDEYLAESINKDIEECNAIIEQFIDYLRTGQEMQMEVADLNAILGEVVASESGYEREIDSELARGELLMKVSPLSIKRAVANLVVNAARYGNGWIRVSSGRDLQRAWFQVEDDGPGIDPSQLTHLFQPFVRGDSARSTSGTGLGLAIVQRIIDAHNGSLDVGASERGGLRVRAYLPLAFPSQSTGSPVRARDGNRRTPVPAISRKKEKK; encoded by the coding sequence ATGATTCGATGGCGCTTCTCTCCGCGCAGCGCCTTCGCCCGTACGCTGTTGCTGATTGTTACTCTGCTGTTCGTCAGTCTTGTCACCACCTATCTGGTGGTGCTTAATTTTGCGATTCTGCCCAGTCTGCAACAGTTCAACAAGGTTCTGGCCTACGAGGTCAGAATGTTGATGACGGACAAGCTGCAGTTGGAAGACGGCTCCACGCTGGACGTGCCTCCCGCGTTCCGGCGCGAGATTTACCGTGAACTGGGCATCTCGCTCTACACCAACGCCGCGGCGGAGGAGAGCGGGCTGCGCTGGGCGCAACACTACAAGTTTCTGAGTCAGCAGATGGCGCAGCAATTGGGCGGGCCGACCGAAGTGCGGGTGGAAGTGAGCAAGAATACCCCGGTGGTGTGGCTGAAAACCTGGTTATCGCCGGATATCTGGGTGCGCGTGCCGCTGACGGAGATCCATCAGGGCGACTTCTCGCCGCTGTTCCGTTATACCCTGGCGATTATGCTACTGGTGATCGGCGGCGCCTGGTTGTTTATCCGGGTGCAGAACCGGCCGTTGGTGGAGCTGGAACACGCCGCTATTCAGGTGGGGAAAGGTATTATTCCGCCGCCGTTGCGCGAGTACGGCGCGTCGGAGGTGCGTTCGGTGACGCGTGCGTTCAATCAGATGGCGTCTGGGGTCAAACTGCTGGCGGATGACCGTACGCTGCTGATGGCCGGCGTCAGCCACGATCTGCGCACGCCGCTGACCCGTATTCGTCTGGCGACGGAGATGATGAGTCAGGAAGATGAATACCTGGCGGAGTCGATCAATAAGGATATCGAAGAGTGTAACGCCATCATTGAGCAGTTCATCGACTATCTGCGCACCGGTCAGGAAATGCAGATGGAAGTGGCCGACCTCAACGCGATTCTGGGGGAAGTGGTAGCGTCGGAAAGCGGTTACGAGCGCGAGATCGACAGTGAGCTGGCGCGGGGTGAATTGCTAATGAAGGTCAGCCCGCTATCCATCAAGCGGGCGGTGGCGAATCTGGTGGTGAATGCGGCTCGTTACGGCAACGGCTGGATTCGCGTCAGCAGCGGCCGTGACTTGCAGCGCGCCTGGTTTCAGGTGGAGGACGATGGTCCCGGCATCGATCCGTCGCAGCTGACGCATCTGTTCCAACCGTTTGTGCGCGGCGATAGCGCCCGCAGCACCAGCGGCACCGGGCTGGGGCTGGCGATTGTGCAGCGTATTATTGATGCGCACAACGGATCGCTGGATGTCGGCGCCAGTGAGCGCGGCGGGCTACGGGTGCGGGCTTATTTACCGCTGGCGTTCCCGAGTCAATCCACCGGCTCTCCGGTGCGTGCGCGTGACGGCAACCGGCGAACGCCGGTTCCGGCAATCAGCAGAAAGAAAGAGAAAAAGTAG
- the ompR gene encoding osmolarity response regulator transcription factor OmpR — MQENYKILVVDDDMRLRALLERYLTEQGFQVRSVANAEQMDRLLTRESFHLMVLDLMLPGEDGLSICRRLRSQSNPMPIIMVTAKGEEVDRIVGLEIGADDYIPKPFNPRELLARIRAVLRRQANELPGAPSQEEAIIAFGKFKLNLGTREMFRDDEPMPLTSGEFAVLKALVSHPREPLSRDKLMNLARGREYSAMERSIDVQISRLRRMVEEDPAHPRYIQTVWGLGYVFVPDGSKA; from the coding sequence ATGCAAGAGAATTATAAAATTCTGGTTGTGGATGACGATATGCGCCTGCGTGCGTTGCTGGAACGCTATCTGACCGAACAGGGTTTTCAGGTGCGTAGCGTCGCCAACGCCGAACAGATGGATCGCCTGCTGACGCGCGAATCCTTCCATCTGATGGTGCTGGACCTGATGTTGCCGGGGGAAGATGGCCTGTCCATCTGTCGCCGTCTGCGCAGTCAAAGTAACCCGATGCCGATCATTATGGTGACGGCGAAAGGTGAAGAAGTGGACAGGATCGTGGGTTTGGAAATCGGTGCGGATGACTACATTCCCAAACCGTTTAACCCGCGCGAACTACTGGCCCGTATCCGTGCGGTTCTGCGCCGTCAGGCCAACGAATTGCCGGGCGCGCCGTCGCAGGAAGAGGCGATTATCGCTTTCGGCAAGTTCAAACTGAATCTGGGCACGCGCGAAATGTTCCGCGACGACGAACCGATGCCGCTGACCAGCGGCGAGTTTGCCGTACTCAAGGCGTTGGTCAGTCATCCGCGTGAGCCGTTGTCCCGCGATAAACTGATGAACCTGGCTCGCGGCCGCGAGTACAGCGCTATGGAACGTTCGATTGACGTGCAGATTTCCCGTCTGCGCCGCATGGTAGAGGAAGACCCGGCACATCCGCGTTATATCCAGACCGTGTGGGGGCTGGGCTACGTCTTTGTGCCGGACGGCAGTAAAGCATGA
- the greB gene encoding transcription elongation factor GreB, which produces MKTDLITREGYEALHQELNYLWKERRPEITEKVAWAASLGDRSENADYLYNKRLLREIDRRVRYLRKRLQVVRVVDYSPQQDGKVFFGAWVEVENEEGDVKHFRIVGPDEIYGRKDYISIDAPMARALLKKAVDEDAVVNTPTGPKVWYINKIDYRNPIGDRNPIDSRNPID; this is translated from the coding sequence ATGAAAACCGATCTGATCACGCGCGAAGGCTATGAAGCCCTGCATCAGGAACTCAACTATCTGTGGAAGGAACGCCGCCCGGAAATCACAGAGAAGGTGGCCTGGGCCGCCAGCCTGGGCGATCGCAGCGAAAACGCCGATTATCTCTACAACAAACGCCTGTTGCGTGAAATCGACCGCCGGGTGCGGTATTTGCGTAAACGCCTGCAAGTGGTGCGGGTGGTGGATTACTCTCCCCAACAGGACGGCAAGGTGTTTTTCGGCGCCTGGGTTGAAGTGGAAAACGAAGAAGGCGATGTGAAACACTTTCGTATCGTCGGGCCGGATGAAATATACGGCCGCAAGGATTACATCTCGATTGACGCCCCGATGGCGCGCGCGCTGCTGAAAAAAGCGGTGGATGAAGACGCGGTGGTTAATACGCCAACCGGCCCCAAGGTCTGGTACATCAATAAAATCGACTATCGCAACCCTATCGGCGATCGCAACCCTATTGACTCTCGCAACCCCATCGACTGA
- a CDS encoding LTA synthase family protein, with the protein MDNYQQHALTFLKTLWRQVLLLSLLLSGARLVMFSVFADAQQLQNYDSAVRLMWLTGLRYDLRAVSILLAPLLVIGLLISLHRIGWRWLQRIAPWYLGGCAFLVSLIAIINYFYYQTYHTYIDIFAFGLIDDGPLAVLTTIWQDYPVVVSLLLVSLFAWLNGRLGRKTLLSVRQPRLLSRQVFVVYLLISLLLFFAMIRGSLSTFPLRRNDSQISSVAILNKLAPNGLMASAWAMGDRGDDIRFEPVTRTAGEQLRAQSGLTTLEARTPVNPWLAAHRPNVVMALMESMGSNMLVYDHLPDNDMLSALRPHFASDFVFRHFVSEGNGTAPTFAALFFQSPIQNLSHSSAQYKMLDDTPYATYKKAGYKVIFITSGSRMWRNLGTYLPRLGVDEIYDQSSLMERYPESLGMLTDWGVPDEFAFRLAQRLLAEAHQPLFISILTVTNHPPYKVPANYQPQPVHAGPEMMAHAEVNQQEQESIAATYQYATHALGEFISAVKSSPVGESTLIAATGDHQMRRLKAQYPHEQFLDRAVPFYLYVPKTILAQTTWRFDSLRPGSHKDIFPTLYAYSLSDTPYYALGGRNMLAEQDDATRAFGYNQVLWIDEQGVMPIGSNGRYLWDPANPMLTQAVAHPVSTEQQQRTTAYPALLHWQINAREQGVTGN; encoded by the coding sequence ATGGATAACTACCAACAGCACGCCCTCACCTTCCTGAAGACCCTGTGGCGGCAGGTTTTGCTACTGAGTCTATTGTTGTCCGGCGCTCGTCTGGTCATGTTTTCGGTGTTTGCCGACGCACAGCAATTACAGAATTACGACTCCGCAGTGAGGCTGATGTGGCTCACTGGGCTGCGTTACGATTTACGTGCCGTGTCCATCCTGCTGGCGCCGCTGCTGGTCATCGGTTTGCTGATAAGCCTGCATCGCATCGGCTGGCGCTGGTTGCAGCGTATCGCCCCTTGGTATCTCGGCGGTTGCGCTTTTCTGGTGAGTCTCATCGCCATCATTAACTATTTTTATTACCAGACGTATCACACCTACATCGACATCTTCGCTTTCGGGCTGATTGACGATGGTCCGCTCGCCGTACTGACAACCATTTGGCAGGACTATCCGGTCGTGGTTTCACTACTGTTGGTGTCGCTGTTCGCCTGGCTGAACGGTCGGCTTGGCAGAAAAACACTGCTATCGGTACGTCAGCCACGTTTGCTGTCCCGTCAGGTCTTTGTGGTCTATCTGCTCATCAGCCTGCTGCTATTCTTCGCCATGATCCGCGGCAGCCTGAGCACCTTCCCGCTGCGGCGCAACGATTCACAAATTTCTTCCGTCGCCATTCTGAACAAACTGGCGCCCAATGGCCTGATGGCCTCGGCGTGGGCGATGGGCGATCGGGGTGACGATATCCGCTTCGAACCGGTCACGCGTACAGCGGGAGAGCAGCTTCGCGCCCAAAGCGGCCTGACAACGCTGGAAGCCCGTACGCCGGTCAATCCCTGGCTGGCCGCGCACCGCCCCAACGTGGTGATGGCGCTGATGGAAAGCATGGGAAGTAATATGCTGGTGTACGACCACCTGCCGGATAACGATATGCTGAGCGCCCTGCGGCCGCATTTCGCCTCGGACTTTGTCTTTCGCCATTTCGTATCGGAAGGCAACGGCACAGCGCCAACATTCGCGGCGCTATTTTTCCAAAGCCCGATCCAGAATCTCAGTCATTCATCTGCGCAATACAAAATGCTGGACGACACGCCCTACGCCACCTACAAAAAAGCGGGCTACAAAGTGATATTCATCACCTCCGGCAGCCGCATGTGGCGCAATCTCGGCACTTATCTGCCCCGGCTCGGCGTGGATGAAATCTACGATCAAAGTTCGCTGATGGAGCGCTACCCGGAATCGCTCGGCATGTTGACCGACTGGGGAGTACCGGATGAATTCGCGTTTCGGCTGGCGCAACGCTTGCTGGCAGAAGCGCACCAGCCGTTATTCATTAGCATTCTGACCGTTACCAATCATCCACCCTACAAAGTCCCTGCCAACTATCAGCCGCAGCCCGTACATGCCGGGCCAGAGATGATGGCGCACGCTGAAGTCAATCAACAAGAACAAGAGTCCATCGCCGCCACCTACCAGTACGCCACCCATGCGCTGGGTGAATTTATTAGCGCGGTGAAATCATCGCCAGTGGGCGAATCGACACTGATCGCGGCGACCGGCGACCACCAGATGCGCCGCCTGAAGGCCCAGTATCCGCACGAGCAGTTCCTTGATCGCGCCGTCCCTTTCTATCTGTACGTGCCGAAAACCATTCTGGCGCAAACAACCTGGCGTTTTGACTCATTGCGCCCAGGCTCACATAAAGACATCTTCCCAACGCTCTATGCCTACAGCCTCTCCGATACGCCCTATTACGCACTTGGCGGACGAAATATGCTGGCGGAACAGGACGATGCGACGCGTGCGTTTGGCTATAACCAGGTGCTGTGGATAGATGAACAGGGCGTCATGCCCATCGGCAGCAACGGACGCTACCTTTGGGATCCGGCCAATCCAATGCTCACACAAGCCGTTGCGCACCCCGTCAGTACCGAGCAGCAACAACGAACTACCGCCTACCCCGCCCTGTTGCATTGGCAGATCAACGCCCGCGAACAGGGCGTTACCGGGAATTAA